In a genomic window of candidate division WOR-3 bacterium:
- a CDS encoding phosphoribosyltransferase family protein, with the protein MLIESILKEKGVIRSGHFLLSSGLHSAIYFEKFRILENPDLVIMFCKMIVDYFRKHNISIVCGPTTGGVIIAYEAARQLNVKCIFAETAPSPQKGRVIRRGFTIHPEDRVLIVDDILTTGSSINDTLSALDTYSATIIGIGVFIDRKTNPVTFYQDNKILELYACYQIPVENYPPESCPLCKMNIPIEKPGSKMI; encoded by the coding sequence ATGTTAATTGAATCAATTTTAAAAGAGAAAGGCGTAATTCGCTCTGGACATTTTTTGCTTTCTTCAGGCCTCCATAGTGCTATTTATTTTGAAAAATTTCGTATTTTAGAAAACCCTGATTTGGTAATAATGTTCTGCAAGATGATTGTTGACTATTTCCGAAAGCATAACATCTCGATTGTCTGTGGACCGACAACAGGAGGCGTAATAATTGCTTATGAGGCTGCCCGGCAATTAAATGTCAAATGCATCTTTGCTGAAACTGCGCCTTCGCCCCAGAAAGGGAGGGTGATAAGGCGAGGTTTTACTATTCATCCAGAAGACCGAGTTTTAATTGTGGATGATATCCTAACGACAGGTAGTTCAATCAATGATACCCTGTCGGCTTTAGATACCTATTCGGCAACTATTATCGGCATCGGTGTTTTTATTGACCGCAAAACTAATCCTGTTACATTTTATCAAGATAACAAAATTTTAGAATTATATGCTTGCTATCAAATTCCTGTGGAAAACTATCCTCCAGAATCTTGTCCTTTATGTAAGATGAATATTCCTATTGAAAAACCCGGCAGTAAGATGATATAA
- a CDS encoding oxidoreductase — translation MEQNKKFKFGFYWAASCGGCEIAVLDLNEKILDVVNLADIVLWPVATDFKYKDVESYPDEYIDVCFFNGSVRNAEQEHLAKLLRKKSKLLIAFGSCAHHGCIPGLANLHNRQTIFQTTYQETVSTNNPANKLPQINFSLNNIQLTLPEFYDEVKPLDRVVAVDYYLPGCPPPVPIIANAVEAIAKGQLPDKGTVLAPIKALCDECERNTNQDKKMPDIKRVYEIQADPKICFLEQGIICMGPATRSGCQTRCINGNWPCTGCMGPAPEVLDQGAKMISAIGSILKIDEEKKLTEEEVEKLIDKIKDPIGTFYMYGLASAIINRKIKNEK, via the coding sequence ATGGAGCAAAACAAGAAATTTAAATTCGGTTTTTATTGGGCCGCATCTTGCGGTGGTTGTGAAATCGCAGTTTTAGACCTTAATGAGAAAATTTTAGATGTTGTAAATCTTGCAGATATTGTCTTATGGCCCGTGGCAACTGATTTCAAATATAAAGATGTGGAAAGTTATCCGGATGAGTATATTGATGTTTGCTTTTTTAATGGTTCAGTTCGCAATGCAGAACAAGAACATCTGGCAAAACTCTTACGCAAAAAATCAAAACTGTTAATCGCTTTTGGTTCTTGTGCCCATCATGGATGTATTCCCGGCTTAGCCAATTTACACAACCGCCAAACTATCTTCCAAACTACTTATCAAGAAACCGTCTCAACCAATAATCCCGCAAACAAATTACCACAAATTAATTTTTCATTAAATAATATTCAATTAACTTTACCTGAATTTTATGATGAGGTAAAACCTTTAGACCGAGTGGTTGCGGTCGATTATTATTTACCAGGATGTCCTCCACCTGTACCAATAATTGCTAATGCTGTGGAAGCAATTGCCAAAGGACAATTGCCAGATAAAGGAACAGTTTTAGCACCAATCAAAGCATTATGTGATGAATGTGAACGAAATACTAATCAAGATAAAAAGATGCCGGATATAAAACGAGTTTATGAAATTCAGGCAGACCCGAAAATCTGTTTTTTAGAACAGGGAATTATTTGTATGGGACCAGCAACCCGAAGTGGCTGTCAGACCCGATGTATTAATGGCAATTGGCCCTGCACTGGTTGTATGGGACCAGCCCCTGAAGTTCTTGACCAAGGCGCCAAGATGATTAGTGCGATCGGCTCAATTCTTAAAATTGATGAAGAAAAAAAATTGACTGAAGAAGAAGTTGAAAAGTTAATCGATAAAATCAAAGATCCGATTGGCACATTCTATATGTATGGTTTAGCATCCGCAATCATAAATCGGAAAATAAAAAATGAAAAATAG
- a CDS encoding Ni/Fe hydrogenase subunit alpha, with translation MNRITIDPITRLEGHGKIEIFLNGKGEVQEAYLQVPELRGFEKFCEGRKAEDMPQLTSRICGVCPVAHHFAATKALDMAFGVEPTSVAKKLRELIYCGYIIYDHILHFYFLGGPDFIVGPTAPKEKRNIIGVIEKVGLELANEVIKHRAYGQKMTEILGGKPTHPVCGLPGGLTKSLTKDDKLEIERMAQSCYEFAQKTLEIFHKIVLENPSYMALIVNPALSLNVYNMGLVDEKNRVNFYDGMVRVTDPKGKEFIKFHPSDYLNHIGEEVLEWSYVKIPYLKNIGFQGLKEGIESGIYRVGPLGRLNAADGMATPKAQEEYELMYQTFQTKPVTSTLAYHWARLIELLYATERALELLSDPEITDTNIRNMNFKPQKAGIGIVEAARGTLIHHYEVTEDMLIKKVNLIVATTNNYGVINMSIQNAARQFIRNNNINQPDLVDGILNSIEMFFRAYDPCFACASHTLGTIHLQIKIYDQDKNLIASINQ, from the coding sequence ATGAACCGAATAACAATTGACCCAATTACCAGATTAGAAGGACACGGAAAAATAGAAATATTTTTGAATGGCAAAGGTGAAGTTCAAGAAGCCTACCTTCAGGTTCCGGAGTTGAGAGGATTTGAAAAATTCTGTGAAGGTAGAAAAGCCGAAGATATGCCACAACTCACTAGCCGAATTTGTGGCGTTTGTCCGGTTGCCCATCACTTTGCAGCAACCAAAGCTTTGGATATGGCATTTGGCGTTGAACCGACTTCAGTCGCCAAAAAATTAAGAGAACTTATCTATTGCGGATATATTATTTACGACCATATTTTACATTTCTATTTTCTTGGCGGGCCGGATTTCATTGTAGGACCGACTGCTCCAAAAGAGAAACGAAACATTATCGGAGTGATTGAAAAAGTGGGGCTGGAATTGGCCAATGAAGTAATTAAACATCGGGCTTACGGGCAAAAGATGACAGAAATTTTAGGTGGCAAACCAACTCATCCAGTTTGTGGATTACCCGGCGGGCTCACCAAATCACTAACTAAAGATGATAAACTTGAAATAGAAAGGATGGCTCAATCCTGTTATGAATTTGCCCAAAAGACACTGGAAATCTTTCATAAAATTGTTTTAGAAAACCCGAGTTATATGGCTTTAATTGTTAATCCGGCATTATCGCTAAATGTCTATAATATGGGTTTGGTTGATGAAAAAAACCGAGTCAATTTTTATGATGGCATGGTTAGAGTTACTGACCCCAAAGGAAAAGAATTTATTAAATTCCATCCTTCTGATTATCTCAATCATATTGGAGAAGAAGTTTTAGAATGGTCCTATGTCAAAATCCCCTATCTTAAAAATATCGGTTTTCAAGGATTAAAAGAGGGCATTGAATCCGGTATTTATCGGGTAGGACCCTTAGGTCGATTAAATGCGGCTGACGGTATGGCAACACCTAAAGCCCAAGAAGAATATGAGTTAATGTATCAGACCTTTCAAACCAAACCAGTTACCAGCACCTTAGCTTATCATTGGGCAAGATTAATTGAGTTGCTATATGCTACGGAACGGGCATTGGAACTTCTTTCTGACCCAGAAATTACTGATACCAATATCCGTAATATGAATTTCAAGCCACAAAAAGCCGGTATAGGGATTGTCGAGGCCGCACGTGGAACTTTAATCCACCATTATGAAGTAACTGAGGATATGTTAATTAAAAAAGTCAATTTAATTGTCGCCACAACTAATAATTATGGTGTAATTAATATGTCAATTCAAAATGCCGCTCGCCAGTTTATCAGAAACAATAATATCAACCAACCAGATTTAGTCGATGGAATCTTAAATTCAATCGAGATGTTTTTTCGTGCCTATGACCCTTGTTTTGCCTGTGCCTCTCATACTTTAGGCACAATCCATTTACAAATTAAAATCTACGACCAAGATAAAAATCTCATCGCTTCAATTAACCAATAG
- a CDS encoding sugar transferase encodes MNYKKILSFAILLISDIFVLVIAYLIAYLIRAYLLPKIFPWLVPILPFQVFISRFYLVLPYLLIFAYEGLYNRRFEFWEETRRLYKSNLIATAIIMIILYITRGFIVSRLIIILVFLINFILLPIYRLIVKKILLKLKIWSNNLLVISTQETYQKLRNYFQHHTTLGYQPTAFIEVNQINNSNISQILRKEKINSIIVSVQELSQNQLLDLYEQAEGKIEEFFVIPAIAQLQTIGVGVEQWESLLVMKFRYNLLRFESQLFKRIIDLVLASLFLIIFLPFYLIIAMLIKLSSPGPILFIQKRLGKNRRIFSCYKFRTMYLDADKRLEKILDSSPKLKMEWQKYLKIANDPRVTPVGKFLRRTSLDELPQLWNVIKNEMSLVGPRPYLIKEVENAKKSMEIIGRVKPGITGLWQVSGRSDLSFEERMRLDEHYVKNWTIWMDLVILLKTIKVVIKAQGAY; translated from the coding sequence ATGAATTATAAAAAAATATTGTCTTTCGCAATACTTTTAATTTCAGATATTTTTGTCCTTGTCATTGCCTATCTGATAGCTTATTTAATTCGAGCATATCTTTTACCAAAGATTTTCCCTTGGTTAGTACCAATTTTGCCTTTTCAAGTATTTATCTCACGATTTTATTTAGTGTTACCATACCTTTTAATCTTTGCTTACGAAGGACTCTATAATCGACGGTTTGAATTTTGGGAGGAAACTCGACGACTGTATAAAAGTAATCTCATTGCAACTGCAATTATTATGATTATACTTTATATTACTCGCGGATTTATTGTTTCTCGACTAATCATCATATTAGTTTTCCTCATCAATTTTATCTTATTACCGATTTATCGACTCATCGTCAAAAAAATACTACTTAAATTAAAAATCTGGTCGAATAATTTATTAGTCATTAGTACTCAAGAAACTTATCAAAAATTACGGAATTATTTTCAACACCATACTACATTAGGTTATCAACCCACTGCATTTATTGAGGTTAACCAAATTAATAATAGTAACATTAGCCAAATTTTGAGAAAAGAAAAAATCAACTCAATTATTGTTTCTGTTCAAGAATTAAGTCAAAATCAATTATTGGACCTTTATGAACAAGCCGAAGGTAAAATCGAAGAATTTTTTGTTATACCGGCAATAGCGCAATTACAAACTATCGGTGTTGGCGTTGAACAATGGGAATCATTATTAGTAATGAAGTTTCGTTACAATCTTTTGCGTTTTGAAAGTCAACTCTTCAAACGGATTATTGATTTAGTCTTAGCAAGTCTTTTCTTGATTATCTTTTTACCCTTTTACTTGATTATCGCAATGCTAATTAAATTATCCTCACCGGGACCAATTTTATTTATCCAAAAACGATTAGGCAAAAACCGACGTATCTTTTCTTGTTATAAATTCCGAACCATGTATCTCGATGCGGATAAGCGATTAGAAAAAATCCTTGACAGTTCTCCAAAACTAAAAATGGAATGGCAAAAATATTTGAAAATCGCCAATGACCCAAGAGTAACTCCGGTTGGAAAATTTTTAAGACGCACCAGTCTGGATGAGTTGCCACAATTATGGAATGTTATCAAAAACGAAATGAGTTTAGTTGGTCCTCGGCCCTACCTAATAAAAGAAGTGGAAAATGCTAAAAAATCGATGGAGATTATTGGACGAGTCAAACCCGGCATTACCGGTCTCTGGCAGGTATCGGGTCGAAGCGATTTGAGTTTTGAAGAAAGAATGCGATTAGATGAACACTATGTTAAAAACTGGACAATTTGGATGGATTTGGTTATCCTGTTAAAGACAATCAAGGTCGTTATCAAGGCACAAGGAGCATACTGA